In the Arachis ipaensis cultivar K30076 chromosome B10, Araip1.1, whole genome shotgun sequence genome, one interval contains:
- the LOC110268563 gene encoding uncharacterized protein LOC110268563 isoform X5 produces the protein MVLTQLTISSTCKHPYLFVIEKSPSSECIHRILSAPFFLFGGKRQNLHCCFLWEKGALVVHPSLSPESSCCPISNEFHCVLLKCWPNFHNFLPQQTTADRLRTLVYPCK, from the exons ATGGTTTTGACACAGTTGACAATCTCTTCTACTTGCAAACATCCTTACCTTTTTGTGATTG AGAAATCCCCATCATCCGAGTGCATCCATCGAATTCTTTCCGCGCCATTTTTCTTGTTTGGGGGGAAGCGCCAAAATCTTCATTGTTGTTTCCTCTGGGAG AAGGGAGCCCTCGTTGTTCACCCATCTCTTAGTCCAGAATCTAGTTGTTGTCCCATCTCCAACGAATTTCATTGTGTGCTTCTGAAATGTTGGCCAAATTTTCACAATTTCCTTCCACAG CAAACAACAGCAGATCGTCTGCGAACATTAG TTTATCCATGCAAATGA
- the LOC110268563 gene encoding uncharacterized protein LOC110268563 isoform X4 translates to MVLTQLTISSTCKHPYLFVIEKSPSSECIHRILSAPFFLFGGKRQNLHCCFLWEKGALVVHPSLSPESSCCPISNEFHCVLLKCWPNFHNFLPQHQQTTADRLRTLVYPCK, encoded by the exons ATGGTTTTGACACAGTTGACAATCTCTTCTACTTGCAAACATCCTTACCTTTTTGTGATTG AGAAATCCCCATCATCCGAGTGCATCCATCGAATTCTTTCCGCGCCATTTTTCTTGTTTGGGGGGAAGCGCCAAAATCTTCATTGTTGTTTCCTCTGGGAG AAGGGAGCCCTCGTTGTTCACCCATCTCTTAGTCCAGAATCTAGTTGTTGTCCCATCTCCAACGAATTTCATTGTGTGCTTCTGAAATGTTGGCCAAATTTTCACAATTTCCTTCCACAG CATCAGCAAACAACAGCAGATCGTCTGCGAACATTAG TTTATCCATGCAAATGA
- the LOC110268563 gene encoding uncharacterized protein LOC110268563 isoform X2, whose protein sequence is MVLTQLTISSTCKHPYLFVIEKSPSSECIHRILSAPFFLFGGKRQNLHCCFLWEGALVVHPSLSPESSCCPISNEFHCVLLKCWPNFHNFLPQHQQTTADRLRTLGEKFPFSLFPP, encoded by the exons ATGGTTTTGACACAGTTGACAATCTCTTCTACTTGCAAACATCCTTACCTTTTTGTGATTG AGAAATCCCCATCATCCGAGTGCATCCATCGAATTCTTTCCGCGCCATTTTTCTTGTTTGGGGGGAAGCGCCAAAATCTTCATTGTTGTTTCCTCTGGGAG GGAGCCCTCGTTGTTCACCCATCTCTTAGTCCAGAATCTAGTTGTTGTCCCATCTCCAACGAATTTCATTGTGTGCTTCTGAAATGTTGGCCAAATTTTCACAATTTCCTTCCACAG CATCAGCAAACAACAGCAGATCGTCTGCGAACATTAGGTGAGaaatttccattttctctcttcCCACCGTGA
- the LOC110268563 gene encoding uncharacterized protein LOC110268563 isoform X3 yields MVLTQLTISSTCKHPYLFVIEKSPSSECIHRILSAPFFLFGGKRQNLHCCFLWEKGALVVHPSLSPESSCCPISNEFHCVLLKCWPNFHNFLPQQTTADRLRTLGEKFPFSLFPP; encoded by the exons ATGGTTTTGACACAGTTGACAATCTCTTCTACTTGCAAACATCCTTACCTTTTTGTGATTG AGAAATCCCCATCATCCGAGTGCATCCATCGAATTCTTTCCGCGCCATTTTTCTTGTTTGGGGGGAAGCGCCAAAATCTTCATTGTTGTTTCCTCTGGGAG AAGGGAGCCCTCGTTGTTCACCCATCTCTTAGTCCAGAATCTAGTTGTTGTCCCATCTCCAACGAATTTCATTGTGTGCTTCTGAAATGTTGGCCAAATTTTCACAATTTCCTTCCACAG CAAACAACAGCAGATCGTCTGCGAACATTAGGTGAGaaatttccattttctctcttcCCACCGTGA
- the LOC110268563 gene encoding uncharacterized protein LOC110268563 isoform X1 — protein sequence MVLTQLTISSTCKHPYLFVIEKSPSSECIHRILSAPFFLFGGKRQNLHCCFLWEKGALVVHPSLSPESSCCPISNEFHCVLLKCWPNFHNFLPQHQQTTADRLRTLGEKFPFSLFPP from the exons ATGGTTTTGACACAGTTGACAATCTCTTCTACTTGCAAACATCCTTACCTTTTTGTGATTG AGAAATCCCCATCATCCGAGTGCATCCATCGAATTCTTTCCGCGCCATTTTTCTTGTTTGGGGGGAAGCGCCAAAATCTTCATTGTTGTTTCCTCTGGGAG AAGGGAGCCCTCGTTGTTCACCCATCTCTTAGTCCAGAATCTAGTTGTTGTCCCATCTCCAACGAATTTCATTGTGTGCTTCTGAAATGTTGGCCAAATTTTCACAATTTCCTTCCACAG CATCAGCAAACAACAGCAGATCGTCTGCGAACATTAGGTGAGaaatttccattttctctcttcCCACCGTGA